The following are from one region of the Lepeophtheirus salmonis chromosome 8, UVic_Lsal_1.4, whole genome shotgun sequence genome:
- the LOC121123500 gene encoding uncharacterized protein isoform X1 codes for MNNTKMIHSEFSAPTTPIRRWKRNFYGCHPPSITRRYSSAYLPVSPLSKRTLVEFLRPRKLEEVLTVYPGDMLLHKFCQLDPNNVNVEDESLREKIVFAIHAAKAFQISEEEVLLTLNLQKFRTTRLSIYMVLKKLDRYFLSVAIYIDLAIS; via the exons ATGATCCACTCAGAGTTCTCAGCACCAACCACACCGATTCGACGATGGAAGCGCAATTTCTATGGCTGTCATCCTCCAAGCATTACAAGACGATATTCTTCTGCTTATTTACCCGTATCTCCACTCTCGAAACGAACTTTGGTTGAATTTTTAAGACCAAGAAAACTAGAGGAAGTGCTCACAGTTTACCCAGGAGATATGTTACTTCATAAGTTTTGCCAGTTAGACCCAAATAATGTTAATGTTGAGGATGAGAGTCTTcgtgaaaaaatagtttttgcaaTTCATGCTGCAAAGGCCTTTCAAATAAGTGAGGAG gaggttttgttgactttaaatttacaaaagttcCGTACAACGAGATTATCTATTTATATGGTATTAAAGAAGCTAGacagatattttttatctgttgCAATTTATATAGACTTAGCAATTTCATAA